A region of Salirhabdus salicampi DNA encodes the following proteins:
- a CDS encoding sodium:solute symporter family protein → MFEISPVFYYVIIGYFIVILSIGFWSGRGNKTSEDHLVANRSIGALIGGAALAATQMSAGTFVGTMGVHYLTGASFMWFWPGLWLGWVVSAIWVAPKFQRFNGVTVPDYVEARYNSKAGKVIAAVLIIVAYTVYLIGQYVAGGVLMNTIFGIPMIWGAIITIGITMIYTLKGGMKATSYSDFVQAIIMAGCFFAAIPLLFSQAGGFGYVGTLLTDLDASITGWHFSVKDLIGFGLAFGLSMAIAPYELARMYTLKSQKTVRLAIGFSFVFQAIVAISVALGGMAMRSIFPVLGNGDAASSVMAINVLPPLVGALLMVAILASIMSTVSGIMIVSASGVSHDIFGVIKPNATDRQKMRVNRVAVIVLACIPLIFAIKPFDMVQFIVMLQASLVASFFFAIVVVGLNWKGATKAGAISAMLGGVATVLVYFLIGKPFGLNEVIPGVLVSLIILLVVSKFTKPVPEESLRPFFGDTKEDKKAA, encoded by the coding sequence ATGTTTGAAATAAGTCCTGTGTTTTATTACGTCATAATCGGATATTTCATAGTTATTTTAAGTATTGGTTTTTGGTCAGGTAGAGGAAATAAAACGAGTGAGGACCATTTAGTAGCAAATCGATCAATTGGCGCATTGATTGGTGGAGCAGCACTTGCAGCCACTCAAATGAGTGCCGGTACGTTCGTTGGTACGATGGGTGTGCATTACTTAACAGGTGCTAGTTTTATGTGGTTTTGGCCAGGATTATGGCTTGGATGGGTTGTTTCAGCCATATGGGTAGCACCAAAGTTTCAGCGCTTTAATGGTGTTACGGTACCAGACTATGTTGAGGCGAGATATAACAGTAAGGCTGGAAAAGTTATCGCTGCAGTTCTTATTATCGTTGCCTATACCGTTTATTTAATTGGTCAATATGTAGCAGGTGGCGTGTTAATGAATACAATCTTCGGCATACCGATGATATGGGGCGCCATTATTACGATTGGTATTACGATGATCTATACATTAAAAGGTGGTATGAAGGCCACGAGTTACAGCGATTTCGTACAAGCCATTATTATGGCAGGGTGTTTCTTTGCAGCTATTCCACTTTTATTCTCACAAGCAGGTGGATTTGGCTATGTAGGAACATTGTTAACCGACTTAGATGCAAGTATTACAGGTTGGCATTTCAGTGTGAAGGATTTAATTGGATTTGGATTAGCGTTTGGTTTATCCATGGCCATTGCACCATATGAATTAGCCAGAATGTATACGTTAAAAAGCCAAAAAACAGTTCGATTAGCTATTGGGTTCTCATTTGTTTTCCAGGCGATTGTTGCTATCTCCGTTGCTCTAGGTGGTATGGCAATGCGTTCAATCTTCCCGGTTCTAGGAAATGGTGATGCAGCCTCTTCTGTAATGGCAATCAATGTACTTCCTCCACTAGTCGGAGCATTATTAATGGTTGCTATATTAGCATCTATTATGAGTACCGTTTCTGGAATCATGATTGTATCGGCTTCTGGGGTTTCCCATGATATCTTCGGGGTGATTAAGCCAAACGCTACAGACCGTCAAAAAATGCGTGTCAATCGAGTGGCGGTTATTGTTCTAGCTTGTATCCCATTAATCTTTGCGATTAAGCCGTTTGATATGGTTCAGTTTATCGTAATGTTACAAGCATCATTAGTTGCGAGTTTCTTCTTTGCTATCGTTGTAGTCGGATTGAACTGGAAGGGTGCAACGAAGGCAGGAGCTATTTCCGCTATGCTAGGTGGTGTGGCAACTGTATTGGTGTATTTCCTTATTGGAAAACCGTTTGGATTAAATGAAGTTATTCCTGGTGTACTTGTTTCACTAATCATTTTACTAGTAGTAAGTAAGTTTACGAAACCAGTTCCGGAAGAATCGTTACGACCATTCTTCGGAGATACGAAAGAAGATAAAAAAGCCGCTTAA
- a CDS encoding SDR family NAD(P)-dependent oxidoreductase, which produces MSQFNNKVAIVTGSASGIGKGIAEMFVKEGAKVVLVDINEEKLNQAVEEFAILYNSDHVTYLTCNLQQSEVIQTIYDHTLSTFGTIDILVNCAGIYPSTDALNITEDEWDRLMDLNLKSSFFLSQQVATYMVDQEIEGNIINITSSASITTRPGVAHYSASKAALKMLTQTLAIEWAQYGIRVNALAPGLVETETLQNTLVTEEAIKEHEEKISYSPMGRTCSVEEIANGVRYLASEDASFVTGQTLFVDGGYTAGRVFQTKKKEGLNQ; this is translated from the coding sequence ATGTCTCAATTTAATAATAAAGTTGCCATTGTTACAGGAAGTGCTAGTGGGATTGGAAAAGGTATTGCGGAAATGTTTGTAAAAGAAGGTGCAAAAGTTGTTCTCGTAGATATAAACGAAGAAAAGCTGAACCAAGCAGTGGAAGAGTTTGCAATTCTTTATAATAGTGACCATGTTACATATTTAACTTGTAATCTACAACAATCTGAAGTCATACAAACTATTTATGACCATACGCTGAGTACATTTGGGACAATTGATATATTAGTAAATTGTGCAGGTATATACCCGTCTACAGATGCCCTGAATATTACAGAAGATGAATGGGATCGGTTAATGGACTTGAATCTCAAAAGTAGTTTTTTCTTAAGTCAACAGGTAGCCACCTACATGGTAGATCAAGAAATTGAAGGTAATATCATTAACATTACATCATCGGCTAGTATAACTACTCGCCCTGGGGTAGCCCATTACTCAGCGTCTAAGGCTGCGCTTAAAATGTTAACACAAACATTAGCAATTGAATGGGCTCAGTATGGCATACGTGTAAATGCTTTAGCTCCAGGTCTAGTAGAGACTGAAACATTACAAAATACACTCGTAACTGAGGAAGCAATTAAGGAACATGAAGAGAAAATTTCGTATTCTCCGATGGGAAGAACTTGTAGTGTTGAGGAAATAGCTAATGGAGTACGATACTTAGCTTCAGAGGATGCGAGTTTTGTTACAGGACAGACCCTGTTCGTTGATGGAGGTTATACTGCAGGACGTGTTTTTCAAACGAAAAAGAAAGAGGGGTTAAATCAATGA
- a CDS encoding M20 family metallopeptidase produces MNEVLELLTNKHDEMVERLRDIVELETPSLDKKLTDQAAKEIAKFFEQYTGGKAEFIQNEQYGNHVKGTWGEGDDQILLLAHFDTVWREGDIKRKPFEIKDGKAYGPGVFDMKGGLVQGVFALHALKELNQQAGKVVFLFNSDEEIGSPTSQKLIEEEAKKSKAVFVLEPAMSTEGSLKTERKGVGIFEVNVKGTPAHSGIDPEKGKSAIGELASHITYLHSLTDFDKGTTVNVGVVEGGTTSNVVAASAKADVDLRVRYQSEFDRMLPLIKEIEPTTEGVEVEVNGGINRPPFERSEKVAYLANIAKQLAKDELGFELTEKATGGGSDGNFTAPIAPTLDGLGAVGDGAHAEHEHLYVSEMPKRSALVALLINHFLKEEK; encoded by the coding sequence ATGAATGAAGTACTAGAGTTATTAACAAATAAACATGATGAAATGGTAGAGCGGTTAAGAGATATCGTAGAGTTAGAGACTCCTTCCCTGGACAAAAAGCTAACAGACCAAGCCGCCAAAGAAATTGCCAAGTTTTTTGAACAGTACACAGGGGGGAAAGCTGAATTTATTCAAAACGAGCAATATGGAAACCATGTAAAGGGCACATGGGGAGAAGGCGATGATCAAATACTTTTATTAGCCCACTTTGATACCGTATGGCGTGAGGGAGACATAAAACGGAAGCCTTTTGAAATTAAGGACGGGAAAGCGTATGGTCCTGGTGTTTTTGACATGAAAGGTGGACTAGTTCAGGGTGTCTTTGCGTTACATGCTTTAAAAGAATTGAACCAACAAGCGGGAAAAGTCGTATTTTTATTTAATAGTGATGAAGAAATTGGTAGCCCTACTTCACAAAAATTAATAGAAGAGGAAGCTAAAAAGAGTAAAGCGGTGTTCGTTTTAGAACCGGCGATGTCAACAGAAGGTTCACTGAAGACAGAAAGAAAAGGTGTTGGAATATTTGAAGTAAACGTAAAAGGGACGCCTGCACACTCGGGTATTGATCCAGAAAAGGGGAAAAGTGCCATTGGCGAGCTAGCCTCCCACATTACATACCTTCATAGTCTTACCGATTTTGATAAAGGTACTACAGTGAATGTAGGTGTCGTTGAAGGAGGTACTACGTCCAATGTAGTCGCAGCAAGTGCAAAAGCTGATGTCGATTTACGAGTTCGCTATCAATCAGAATTTGATCGCATGTTACCTCTTATTAAAGAAATCGAACCGACTACTGAAGGGGTAGAAGTAGAAGTAAATGGTGGAATAAATCGTCCTCCTTTTGAAAGATCAGAAAAAGTAGCTTATTTAGCTAATATTGCAAAACAATTGGCAAAAGATGAATTAGGTTTTGAATTAACTGAAAAGGCTACAGGTGGAGGTAGTGATGGTAACTTTACTGCTCCGATTGCTCCTACTTTAGATGGCTTAGGTGCCGTAGGGGATGGAGCACACGCAGAGCATGAACATTTGTATGTATCAGAAATGCCAAAGCGAAGTGCTCTCGTTGCTCTATTAATAAACCATTTTTTAAAGGAGGAGAAGTAA
- a CDS encoding M28 family metallopeptidase: MAVATDHIVNKVDKKRLMEYTENISKEVRLSGTEEELRAFHYVQEKLTSYGLETELFFTDAYISLPGDSSLMINGESYESITHSMAVPTNDEGVTAEVVYAGSMTDAKFGDLTGKIALIDGLAIPGAVQKAEKAGAIAALFINAKYTHEMIVSPVWGNPTPDTKELLPNIPVLSVNYDDGQQIKQQVSENSTKAFLKTTVDTGWRKIPTLIADIKGRVEPEKFVLYSGHIDSWHYGVMDNGTANATMVEVARILSEHQNDLHRSVRFAFWSGHSHGRYAGSASYCDDNWEDLHENCVLHVNIDSVGAKNASIISEGNSMAEMVDLAKEVIESQTGECFEGSRYGRAGDQSFWGTGTPSLFMGLSEQPKSNDPASEAFSQLFGAGRGGGFGWWWHTTEDTLDKIDPNNLERDCKIYVEVLYKALTERILPINQVEGVREIKEVVLQYSEKYGDKFDLSLTVARLQELEHLTAKFHDVIKNVKNSSDEQLANETILELSRLLVPLNYVSGDLFDHDPAMKQSPVPSLNKITTLEDIELNSDLYFETITHLKRRVNRINYSLKQAIKTVENTLISIQKS; the protein is encoded by the coding sequence ATGGCAGTAGCAACAGATCATATAGTAAATAAAGTCGACAAAAAACGTTTAATGGAGTATACAGAAAATATTTCTAAGGAAGTACGATTATCTGGAACGGAAGAAGAACTGCGTGCCTTTCACTACGTACAAGAAAAGCTGACAAGTTATGGATTGGAAACGGAATTGTTTTTTACTGACGCTTATATTAGTTTACCCGGTGACTCATCATTAATGATAAATGGAGAAAGCTATGAAAGTATTACTCATTCAATGGCAGTTCCCACTAATGATGAGGGAGTTACCGCAGAGGTTGTATATGCCGGATCAATGACAGACGCTAAATTTGGAGATTTAACGGGAAAAATTGCATTAATAGATGGCTTAGCCATTCCTGGAGCAGTGCAAAAGGCAGAGAAAGCTGGTGCAATCGCTGCACTCTTCATAAATGCAAAATATACACATGAAATGATTGTATCACCTGTTTGGGGTAATCCGACACCAGATACAAAAGAATTACTACCGAATATTCCAGTATTGTCTGTTAATTATGATGACGGTCAACAAATTAAGCAGCAGGTGAGTGAAAATTCGACTAAGGCCTTTTTAAAGACGACAGTTGATACTGGCTGGAGAAAGATACCTACTTTAATTGCAGATATTAAAGGAAGAGTAGAACCAGAAAAATTTGTCCTATATAGTGGACATATTGATTCATGGCATTATGGGGTTATGGATAATGGGACTGCGAATGCAACAATGGTTGAGGTAGCGCGCATTCTATCTGAACATCAAAATGATCTTCATAGATCGGTACGTTTCGCGTTTTGGTCAGGACATTCCCACGGGCGATATGCTGGATCTGCTTCTTATTGTGATGACAATTGGGAAGACCTACACGAAAACTGTGTATTACATGTAAACATCGATTCTGTAGGGGCGAAAAATGCCTCTATCATATCAGAAGGAAATAGCATGGCTGAAATGGTTGATTTAGCTAAGGAAGTAATAGAGTCACAAACAGGAGAGTGCTTTGAAGGTTCACGATACGGTAGAGCTGGGGACCAATCTTTTTGGGGAACGGGTACCCCTTCACTGTTCATGGGGTTATCAGAACAACCGAAATCCAATGACCCTGCCTCAGAAGCCTTTAGTCAATTATTTGGCGCTGGTCGTGGGGGAGGATTTGGTTGGTGGTGGCATACAACCGAAGATACACTAGATAAAATCGATCCAAATAATTTAGAACGTGATTGTAAAATATACGTAGAAGTTCTATACAAAGCACTAACAGAGCGCATTCTACCTATAAACCAGGTAGAAGGGGTTAGGGAAATCAAAGAAGTAGTTTTACAGTATTCAGAGAAGTATGGAGATAAGTTTGATTTATCTCTTACAGTCGCTAGATTACAGGAGTTGGAACACTTAACAGCCAAATTCCATGATGTTATTAAAAATGTAAAGAATAGTTCAGATGAACAACTCGCTAATGAAACGATACTGGAGTTATCAAGGTTACTTGTACCATTAAACTATGTATCAGGCGATTTGTTCGATCATGATCCAGCCATGAAGCAATCACCTGTTCCATCTTTAAATAAAATCACGACTCTAGAAGATATAGAGCTAAATAGTGATTTGTATTTTGAAACGATAACCCATTTGAAACGCCGAGTGAATCGCATAAACTATTCACTAAAACAAGCAATTAAAACAGTTGAAAATACATTAATATCTATTCAAAAATCATAA
- a CDS encoding NADH:flavin oxidoreductase/NADH oxidase produces the protein MPSMFDQIQIGKLTVPNRVALSPMCQYQAENKRGIPENWHFVHLVSRAIGGTGLIFTEMTNVEPRGRITEQCLGIYNDEQVTKFREIVNEVHRYGSKIGLQLAHAGRKSVIKDGDIVGPSAIPFSEESPVPRELTVEEIRGIVKQFADGAKRAVDAGFDTIELHGAHGYLLHQFMSPASNKRSDEYGDYTKFPLEVIRAVKKVIPEDMPLILRVSAVEFSDGGYTFEQMLDYCRKFKDAGIDAFDVSTGGDCPTRPEVYPAYQTSYAEVYKKELNVPVISVGKLEDPNVAEAVIRNGQADMICIGKGMLRNPYWVKEAATELGVDLELPGVYNVAY, from the coding sequence ATGCCAAGTATGTTTGATCAAATCCAAATAGGAAAATTAACGGTACCTAACCGTGTTGCATTATCTCCTATGTGCCAGTACCAAGCCGAGAATAAAAGAGGAATTCCGGAAAATTGGCACTTTGTCCATTTAGTTTCCCGAGCAATAGGCGGGACAGGACTTATTTTTACAGAAATGACAAATGTAGAACCAAGAGGTAGAATTACCGAACAATGCTTAGGGATATATAATGATGAGCAAGTGACAAAGTTTCGTGAAATTGTAAATGAAGTCCATCGTTATGGCTCAAAAATCGGTCTTCAATTAGCTCATGCAGGGCGTAAATCCGTAATTAAAGATGGAGATATTGTAGGTCCTTCAGCTATTCCGTTTTCCGAGGAGAGTCCTGTACCTCGAGAACTAACGGTAGAAGAAATCAGAGGTATTGTTAAACAGTTTGCAGATGGTGCGAAGCGAGCAGTGGATGCAGGTTTTGATACGATAGAATTACACGGTGCTCACGGTTATCTGCTGCACCAGTTTATGTCACCGGCAAGTAATAAACGAAGTGATGAATATGGGGATTATACTAAGTTTCCATTAGAAGTGATACGTGCAGTGAAAAAGGTCATCCCTGAAGATATGCCTTTAATTTTACGAGTATCTGCCGTTGAATTCTCGGACGGTGGTTATACGTTTGAACAAATGTTAGATTATTGCCGGAAATTCAAGGATGCTGGTATTGATGCATTTGATGTCAGTACAGGAGGAGATTGTCCGACCCGCCCTGAAGTATACCCAGCCTATCAAACGAGTTATGCGGAAGTTTATAAGAAAGAATTAAATGTTCCTGTTATTTCAGTAGGGAAATTAGAAGACCCGAATGTAGCGGAAGCGGTCATTCGTAATGGTCAGGCAGATATGATTTGTATAGGGAAAGGTATGTTAAGAAATCCTTACTGGGTAAAAGAAGCGGCAACAGAATTAGGCGTAGATTTAGAGTTACCTGGTGTATATAATGTCGCATATTAA
- a CDS encoding ketopantoate reductase family protein has translation MKFTIIGAGAIGGVIGSYLVKGGEDVTFVDIDKDHVEKMNTDGLTIESKDNVFTVPVKALTLEELVKREVKLDVVFLCVKALHTKDAVNQFQHLLNEHSIVVSFQNGLCEQDIAAIIGEERTVGCFVNLFADYIRPGYIHYGGVGAVYIGELNKDITPRVEEIVNRLKVWGDAKATDNIEGYLWGKLAYGAILTATALTNEKIADILDSHQYRDMLIELAREVLEVAHLEGIKPEGFDNWEPGLLYPKETAKLDDINRQFDTLVSHLRNYTKTRTGIWRDLAVRKRKTEVPYHLEPIIAKGHKKHVRMGLTETTLRMIKDIEDGKRDLSIENLDLLNGVYLEKKNVYS, from the coding sequence ATGAAATTTACTATTATCGGAGCGGGTGCAATAGGTGGTGTGATTGGTTCTTACCTTGTTAAAGGAGGTGAGGATGTTACATTTGTAGATATTGACAAAGATCACGTGGAAAAAATGAATACTGATGGGTTAACAATTGAGAGTAAAGACAACGTTTTTACTGTTCCAGTAAAAGCTTTAACATTAGAAGAATTGGTTAAACGAGAAGTGAAATTAGACGTTGTTTTCCTTTGTGTTAAAGCATTACACACAAAAGATGCTGTCAACCAATTTCAACATTTACTAAATGAACATTCTATTGTAGTGTCCTTCCAAAATGGTTTATGTGAGCAAGATATAGCTGCAATCATCGGTGAAGAACGAACAGTGGGCTGTTTCGTAAACTTATTTGCGGATTACATAAGACCAGGATACATCCATTATGGTGGGGTAGGAGCAGTATATATAGGAGAATTGAACAAAGACATAACTCCTAGAGTAGAAGAAATTGTGAATCGTTTAAAGGTATGGGGAGATGCAAAAGCAACAGATAATATAGAAGGTTATTTATGGGGAAAACTAGCATATGGGGCAATATTAACAGCTACAGCTTTAACAAATGAAAAAATTGCGGACATATTGGATTCTCATCAATACCGAGATATGCTTATTGAATTGGCGAGAGAAGTGTTAGAAGTTGCCCATTTAGAAGGAATTAAGCCAGAGGGATTTGATAATTGGGAACCAGGGTTATTATACCCTAAAGAAACAGCTAAACTAGATGACATCAATCGTCAATTTGATACTCTTGTTTCACATTTGCGAAATTATACTAAAACTAGGACAGGGATATGGCGTGATTTAGCCGTTAGAAAACGTAAAACAGAGGTTCCGTATCATTTAGAGCCAATTATTGCTAAAGGCCATAAGAAGCATGTACGAATGGGTTTAACGGAGACAACATTACGAATGATTAAAGATATAGAAGATGGAAAGCGAGATTTATCAATAGAAAACTTAGATTTGCTTAATGGTGTTTATCTCGAAAAGAAGAATGTTTATTCATAG
- a CDS encoding quaternary amine ABC transporter ATP-binding protein, with product MDKVQVNNLTKIFGSRPNTVLKKLQNGKTKDEILKETGHTVGINNVSFSVKQGEMFVIMGLSGSGKSTLIRCLNLLNKPTHGEIKVDGDNIVDYQKKELREFRQNKISMVFQHFGLFNHRDVISNVEYGLEIKNVSKEERYEKAKTALANAGLAGWEHKFPNELSGGMQQRVGLARALANDPDILLMDEPFSALDPLIRRDMQLELMELQEKLQKTIIFITHDINEAFRIGDRVAVMKDGQVEQIGTPEEIIENPNSEYISDFVQDIDRSKVLQAQNVMTQPTALVSIKEGIKSAIKEMKDNNISSVFVVDKNRNLKGLLTIDKAIEGLNEKKKMEELLDKNYITTEPETYVQDLIADATESKYPITVVNEDGRLLGIVSRVSVLSALIP from the coding sequence ATGGATAAAGTACAAGTGAACAACTTAACGAAAATTTTCGGAAGTCGACCAAATACTGTTTTAAAAAAGCTGCAAAACGGTAAAACAAAAGACGAAATATTAAAAGAGACCGGGCATACTGTCGGTATTAACAACGTTTCCTTCTCAGTAAAACAAGGAGAAATGTTTGTTATCATGGGACTGTCTGGTAGTGGTAAGTCAACATTAATTCGTTGTTTAAACTTATTAAACAAGCCAACCCACGGTGAAATCAAAGTTGACGGGGATAACATTGTGGATTATCAGAAAAAAGAACTTCGTGAGTTTCGTCAAAACAAAATTTCAATGGTATTCCAACACTTTGGCTTATTTAATCACCGCGATGTTATTTCCAATGTTGAATATGGATTAGAAATTAAAAATGTTTCAAAAGAAGAACGCTATGAAAAAGCGAAAACCGCACTTGCAAATGCAGGGTTAGCCGGATGGGAACATAAGTTTCCAAATGAGCTAAGTGGTGGAATGCAACAACGTGTAGGTTTAGCAAGAGCACTTGCAAATGACCCTGATATTTTACTAATGGATGAACCGTTCAGTGCCTTAGACCCGCTTATTCGTCGGGATATGCAGCTTGAACTTATGGAACTTCAGGAAAAGTTACAAAAAACAATTATTTTTATTACCCATGATATTAACGAAGCCTTTCGCATAGGTGACCGTGTTGCAGTAATGAAAGACGGGCAAGTTGAACAAATTGGAACACCAGAAGAGATCATTGAAAACCCGAATAGCGAATATATTAGTGATTTCGTTCAAGATATTGATCGTTCTAAAGTATTGCAAGCACAAAACGTTATGACACAACCAACGGCCCTTGTTTCTATTAAAGAAGGAATTAAATCAGCGATTAAAGAAATGAAAGATAACAACATTTCTAGTGTGTTCGTCGTTGATAAGAATAGAAACTTAAAAGGACTCCTTACGATTGATAAGGCAATTGAAGGTTTAAATGAGAAGAAAAAGATGGAAGAATTATTAGACAAAAATTACATTACAACAGAACCTGAAACATACGTTCAAGATTTAATTGCCGATGCAACAGAATCAAAATACCCAATTACAGTTGTAAATGAAGATGGTAGATTATTAGGGATTGTATCAAGAGTAAGTGTTTTATCAGCTTTAATTCCTTAA
- a CDS encoding ABC transporter permease, translating into MNEFPENLQFDLGKYAAQLVDWLVENFSGFFDTTTSILRWTLTNLEDLLLWFPWWSVIIVVFLLGYRYTSLIGGITFSFLLFLVGTFGYWDLMMMTLAIVIGSVVISLIIGIPIGIFMSYSRILENIMKPILDLMQTMPTFVYLIPALILFGMGKVPAVFATIIYAVPPVIRLTSLAIQNVSKEMVEASNSFGASSWQTLKKVQLPQALPTIMTGINQTTMMALAMVVIASMIGADGLGMEVLVAINRIDIARGFEAGLGIVFLAIIIDRITQGIANKSNVSK; encoded by the coding sequence ATGAATGAATTTCCCGAAAATTTACAGTTTGATTTAGGTAAGTATGCAGCACAGCTAGTTGATTGGCTTGTTGAAAACTTTTCAGGCTTTTTTGATACTACGACAAGCATCTTACGTTGGACATTAACCAACTTAGAAGATTTACTACTATGGTTTCCATGGTGGTCAGTGATAATTGTTGTTTTTCTACTAGGATACCGCTATACAAGTTTAATAGGAGGAATCACGTTCTCCTTCTTACTATTCCTCGTTGGAACATTCGGCTATTGGGATTTAATGATGATGACACTTGCCATTGTCATTGGATCAGTTGTTATTTCACTTATAATTGGTATACCAATTGGTATTTTTATGTCATATAGTCGTATTCTTGAGAACATTATGAAACCTATACTTGATTTAATGCAAACAATGCCGACCTTCGTTTATTTAATTCCCGCCCTAATACTATTCGGAATGGGTAAAGTACCAGCGGTATTTGCGACGATTATATATGCAGTCCCACCTGTAATACGCTTAACAAGCTTAGCCATTCAAAATGTATCAAAAGAAATGGTTGAAGCTTCGAACTCATTTGGAGCTAGCTCATGGCAAACGTTGAAAAAAGTACAGCTTCCTCAAGCACTTCCTACCATTATGACAGGAATTAACCAAACGACAATGATGGCACTGGCAATGGTTGTTATTGCTTCAATGATCGGTGCAGATGGTTTAGGAATGGAAGTACTTGTTGCCATCAACCGAATTGACATCGCACGAGGATTTGAAGCAGGTCTAGGAATCGTATTTCTAGCTATTATTATTGACCGTATTACACAAGGTATTGCGAATAAATCAAACGTATCAAAATAA
- a CDS encoding ABC transporter substrate-binding protein, with product MFLKKTKTLLFTAILLTLTLALVACGSDSDASGKTKETITFGEGDWDSIRVHNAIASAIVEKGFEYETDTMPGSEIVLLTGTAKGDIDVYMEIWTGNFLEQYNDFKDSGDLKEVSVNYDDTAEGLYVPTYVIEGDPERGIEPMAPDLKSVKDLPKYWELFEDEEDPSKGRIYGSIPGWAADTALATKVESYGLDETFNYFQPGSAASLATSLTTAIEKGEPWVGYYWEPTWIAGKHDLTLLEDTPYNEEDWVNGYETAFPSQRLTVAVNSELEETAPEVTAFLSNYETSAEITNNALAYMQEHDATVEEVAEWFLAEYEDVWTEWVSEDIAEKVKSDL from the coding sequence ATGTTTTTGAAAAAAACAAAAACTCTATTATTTACGGCAATATTACTAACATTAACACTAGCATTAGTCGCATGTGGGAGTGATAGTGACGCTTCAGGCAAAACAAAAGAAACGATCACTTTCGGTGAAGGTGATTGGGATAGTATCCGCGTACACAATGCAATCGCAAGTGCAATTGTAGAAAAGGGATTTGAATATGAAACAGACACAATGCCTGGATCTGAGATTGTACTGCTAACTGGTACAGCAAAAGGTGATATTGATGTATACATGGAAATATGGACTGGTAACTTTCTAGAACAATATAACGATTTTAAAGACAGCGGAGATTTAAAAGAAGTATCTGTAAACTATGATGATACAGCTGAAGGGCTATATGTACCAACCTATGTTATTGAAGGAGATCCTGAAAGAGGAATTGAACCAATGGCTCCAGACTTGAAGTCTGTTAAAGATCTACCAAAATATTGGGAGCTATTCGAAGACGAAGAGGATCCATCTAAAGGTAGAATTTACGGTTCTATTCCTGGCTGGGCAGCTGATACAGCGTTGGCTACAAAAGTAGAATCATATGGACTTGACGAAACATTTAACTATTTCCAACCTGGTTCTGCTGCATCACTAGCAACATCACTTACAACAGCAATTGAAAAAGGGGAACCATGGGTAGGTTACTACTGGGAACCTACATGGATCGCTGGAAAACATGATTTAACACTTTTGGAAGATACACCGTACAACGAAGAGGACTGGGTAAACGGCTATGAAACTGCGTTCCCATCACAAAGACTTACAGTGGCTGTAAATAGCGAGCTAGAAGAAACTGCGCCAGAGGTTACAGCATTCCTAAGTAACTATGAAACTAGTGCCGAGATTACTAATAACGCTCTAGCTTACATGCAAGAACATGATGCTACAGTAGAAGAAGTTGCAGAATGGTTCCTTGCGGAATATGAAGATGTTTGGACAGAGTGGGTTTCAGAAGATATTGCTGAAAAAGTAAAATCTGACCTGTAA